Proteins encoded in a region of the Isosphaeraceae bacterium EP7 genome:
- a CDS encoding 4Fe-4S dicluster domain-containing protein — MISIIKERLRQGRRTISYPDAPAPALPDRFLGLPVLDDSKCSDGCTACVDACPSDSVARDASGLSLDMGRCLFCNDCVEDCPAGAITFTQDYRLAARSRADLVVRSGTVYEPARQLDDKIKRLFGRSLKLRQVSAGGDNSAESDLNVLGTVVFDMGRLGIQFVASPRHADGIVITGPVSQNMKEALLRTYEATTSPKLVIVVGTDAISGGIFRDHPEVNNGAEGLLPIDLYIPGNPPHPLTILDGFLRLMGRLEAASLPAVHTP; from the coding sequence ATGATCTCGATCATCAAGGAGCGCCTGAGGCAGGGCCGCCGCACGATCAGCTATCCGGACGCCCCCGCGCCGGCCCTGCCCGACCGGTTCCTCGGCCTGCCCGTGCTCGACGACTCGAAGTGCTCCGACGGCTGCACCGCCTGCGTCGACGCCTGCCCCAGCGACTCGGTCGCCCGCGACGCGTCGGGCCTGAGCCTCGACATGGGCCGCTGCCTCTTCTGCAATGACTGCGTGGAAGACTGCCCAGCCGGGGCCATCACGTTCACCCAGGACTACCGACTGGCCGCCCGCAGCCGCGCCGACCTCGTCGTCCGGTCGGGCACCGTGTACGAGCCCGCCAGGCAGCTCGACGACAAGATCAAGCGACTCTTCGGCCGGTCCTTGAAGCTGAGGCAGGTCAGCGCCGGCGGCGACAACTCGGCCGAGTCCGACCTGAACGTGCTGGGCACCGTGGTCTTCGACATGGGCCGGCTGGGCATCCAGTTCGTCGCCTCGCCTCGCCACGCCGACGGCATCGTCATCACCGGCCCGGTCAGCCAGAACATGAAGGAAGCCCTGCTGCGCACCTACGAGGCGACGACCTCGCCCAAGCTGGTCATCGTCGTGGGGACCGACGCCATCTCCGGCGGCATCTTCCGCGACCACCCCGAAGTCAACAACGGCGCCGAGGGGCTTCTCCCCATCGACCTGTACATCCCCGGCAACCCGCCGCACCCACTCACGATCCTCGATGGATTCCTGCGGCTGATGGGCCGGCTGGAAGCGGCCAGCCTGCCGGCCGTCCACACGCCCTGA
- a CDS encoding di-heme oxidoredictase family protein yields the protein MQGCNEIERTRKRVGWFMAGCFGLLGTWTLSPGIPVLWAPRAEASVKAAGMELFNHRWEPHDALAGVGGDGLGPVFNARSCVACHFQGGVGGGGGNKQNVSSFETAPTKGDPNLHDGLIHAFAVDNRYVEDHASLHKLFPVIPNGVKVQAGCGILTRDFDPVRTMSVNSTALFGAGWIDRLSDKSITNNYLKTSLKQVGRELDGNFKGVVSGRPRVLPDGRVGKFGWKAQFATLDEFVAAACANEVGLGNPRRNQAKPLGTAGYPDVKPDLDDTQFDALIAFIDTLDRPDEVAIEDVALASTAARGKALFSSVGCAACHVPDMGGISGVYSDFLLHRLDDPNRAGGEGGGYGGGRASGATETVEVPLPRDHPLPEEWKTPPLWGVADSAPYMHDGGSPTLQMAIARHMNNAQAVTDAYFELAPDDRAAVIAFLKTLKAPATAQPADPSVLADSLLPPEVKRPEPARSKPKARPKAQARATEITAPEA from the coding sequence ATGCAAGGTTGCAACGAGATCGAGCGGACGCGGAAGCGGGTCGGCTGGTTCATGGCCGGTTGCTTCGGGTTGCTGGGCACCTGGACACTCTCGCCGGGCATTCCCGTTCTGTGGGCCCCACGCGCCGAGGCGTCGGTGAAGGCCGCGGGCATGGAGCTGTTCAACCACCGCTGGGAGCCCCACGATGCGCTCGCCGGCGTGGGCGGCGACGGCCTCGGCCCGGTCTTCAACGCCCGTTCGTGCGTCGCCTGCCACTTCCAGGGGGGAGTCGGCGGAGGAGGCGGCAACAAGCAGAACGTCAGCAGCTTCGAGACCGCTCCCACCAAGGGCGACCCCAACCTGCACGACGGACTCATCCACGCCTTCGCTGTGGATAACCGCTACGTCGAGGACCACGCCTCGCTGCACAAGCTCTTCCCGGTCATCCCCAACGGCGTGAAGGTGCAGGCCGGCTGCGGGATCCTGACCCGCGACTTCGACCCCGTTCGCACCATGAGCGTCAATTCGACCGCCCTGTTTGGCGCGGGCTGGATCGACCGGCTGTCGGACAAGAGCATCACCAACAACTACCTCAAGACGTCGTTGAAGCAGGTGGGCCGCGAACTTGACGGCAACTTCAAGGGGGTCGTCTCCGGCCGCCCGCGGGTGCTGCCCGACGGCCGCGTGGGCAAGTTCGGCTGGAAGGCCCAGTTCGCCACGCTCGACGAGTTCGTCGCCGCGGCGTGCGCCAATGAGGTCGGCCTGGGCAACCCGCGCCGCAATCAGGCCAAGCCCTTGGGAACCGCCGGCTACCCCGACGTGAAGCCCGACCTGGACGACACCCAGTTCGACGCCCTGATCGCCTTCATCGACACCCTCGACCGACCCGACGAAGTCGCCATCGAAGACGTCGCCCTGGCCTCGACGGCCGCGCGCGGCAAGGCCCTGTTCAGCTCGGTCGGCTGCGCGGCCTGCCACGTCCCCGACATGGGCGGGATCAGCGGCGTCTACAGCGACTTCCTGCTCCACCGGCTGGACGACCCCAACCGCGCAGGCGGCGAGGGGGGCGGCTACGGCGGGGGAAGGGCATCGGGCGCCACCGAGACGGTCGAGGTCCCGTTGCCCCGCGACCACCCGCTGCCCGAGGAGTGGAAGACCCCGCCGCTCTGGGGCGTGGCCGACTCGGCCCCCTACATGCACGATGGGGGCTCGCCGACGTTGCAAATGGCCATCGCCCGCCATATGAACAACGCCCAGGCCGTCACCGATGCCTATTTCGAGCTGGCGCCCGACGACCGGGCGGCCGTCATCGCCTTCTTAAAGACCTTGAAGGCCCCGGCCACCGCCCAGCCCGCCGACCCCTCGGTGCTGGCCGACTCGTTGTTGCCGCCCGAGGTCAAGCGTCCCGAACCTGCCAGATCGAAGCCCAAGGCTCGCCCCAAGGCCCAGGCCCGTGCGACCGAAATCACCGCACCCGAAGCCTGA
- a CDS encoding ankyrin repeat domain-containing protein, translating to MSDEWFQAVERDDTEAVLDMLGRGTDVNVLKNSAKDTALMLAVQKAQISMIEILLRHGANTNLRDSRGYSAVTLAVILSLPRERHHWKLPCPEPRPLEMLLAAGGRLGIIESVLLNDLDLARKSLDGGDDPNEGEWQYHGPVLTLAARLGYLEMINLLIDRGANVEAMDDLANRPLRAAASYGQLESVRLLLDRGADIDATDGNSRSALTNAVFEGHREVAEFLRSRGARVGIVESVSLKDEALLEEALKEQDELGWIDDRVNAIQTFAGSLWSAKIVQHLLDHGPINLDDPWHMAAAAMTGDREILRMLLDRGADVNADHFDMTPLDWAIREGHDEAAAFLEERGAKRGPTPSARD from the coding sequence ATGAGCGATGAATGGTTCCAGGCCGTCGAGCGAGACGACACCGAGGCGGTCCTCGACATGCTTGGGCGTGGGACTGATGTCAATGTCTTGAAAAATAGTGCCAAGGACACGGCATTGATGCTGGCCGTCCAGAAGGCTCAGATCTCGATGATCGAAATTCTCCTTCGCCACGGCGCGAACACGAACCTCCGCGATTCCAGGGGTTACTCCGCGGTCACGCTCGCCGTCATCCTCTCGCTGCCCCGTGAACGACACCACTGGAAACTCCCCTGTCCCGAACCGCGGCCGCTGGAAATGCTCCTCGCGGCGGGCGGCCGACTGGGAATCATCGAGTCGGTCTTGCTCAATGACCTCGATCTCGCCCGCAAGAGTCTGGACGGAGGAGACGACCCGAATGAGGGTGAGTGGCAGTACCACGGCCCCGTCCTCACGCTTGCCGCGCGGCTCGGTTATCTCGAAATGATCAATCTGCTGATCGACCGCGGAGCGAATGTCGAGGCGATGGATGACCTGGCAAACAGGCCGCTGCGGGCCGCCGCCTCCTACGGACAACTCGAATCCGTCCGACTCCTGCTCGATCGAGGTGCTGACATCGACGCGACAGATGGGAACTCGCGTAGCGCCCTCACAAACGCCGTGTTTGAGGGCCATCGGGAGGTCGCCGAGTTCCTCCGTTCCCGAGGCGCCAGAGTCGGCATCGTTGAGTCCGTCTCCCTGAAGGACGAGGCGCTTCTCGAAGAAGCCCTGAAGGAGCAAGACGAGCTTGGATGGATCGACGATCGGGTCAACGCGATCCAGACTTTCGCGGGAAGCCTGTGGTCTGCGAAGATCGTCCAACATCTCCTCGATCACGGACCCATCAATCTGGACGATCCTTGGCACATGGCCGCAGCCGCAATGACCGGCGATCGGGAAATCCTCCGCATGCTCCTCGACCGAGGCGCCGACGTCAACGCCGACCACTTTGATATGACGCCCCTCGACTGGGCCATCCGCGAAGGTCACGACGAGGCCGCAGCATTTCTAGAAGAACGCGGGGCTAAGCGCGGTCCGACGCCGTCGGCCCGCGATTGA
- a CDS encoding NADH-quinone oxidoreductase subunit C — MATAQATRLAHNEPIPLADVPHLAFGGFRDEVVESVRSGGRLVALFGRPVDGRIRLYAVLALDDEGELAVLSADVPDRYPSLTPDCPSAHMFEREIAEQWGVVPEGHPWLKPVRFHASYRPGHDAWGRSSDTPILPGVQPAGTEFYRVEGQEVHEVAVGPVHAGVIEPGAFRFQCHGERVFHLEIALGFQHRGIEKALWEGPNRKSLRLVEQIAGDTSVGHATAYCQAVEALAGARPSLRAQAIRGIALELERMANHTGDLGALANDVGYLPTASYCGRIRGDFLNSTAMICGNRFGRGLVRPGGVGYDLDGELLDRMRKRVEPALVDVNGAAGLLWDSLSVQARFEGTGTVSRDDALALGLVGPAGRSSGLDRDVRLDYPSGIYRFHYIPISVQATGDVFARAYVRYLEVRRSGQFVLEQASQLPEGPTNVEVGPLTPSSLVVSLVEGWRGEICHVAITDDAGAFAHYKVIDPSFHNWIGLSLSLRDQGISDFPLCNKSFNLSYCGHDL, encoded by the coding sequence CGATCCCGCTGGCCGACGTGCCGCACCTCGCCTTCGGCGGATTCCGCGACGAGGTCGTCGAGTCGGTTCGATCGGGCGGCCGATTGGTGGCCTTGTTCGGCCGGCCAGTCGACGGCAGGATCCGGCTCTACGCCGTCCTTGCCCTCGACGACGAGGGTGAGCTGGCGGTCCTCTCCGCCGACGTGCCCGACCGCTACCCGTCGCTGACGCCCGATTGCCCGTCGGCCCACATGTTCGAGCGGGAGATCGCCGAGCAGTGGGGCGTCGTGCCGGAGGGGCATCCCTGGCTCAAGCCGGTCCGGTTCCATGCCTCCTACCGGCCCGGCCACGACGCCTGGGGCCGTTCCTCCGACACGCCCATCCTCCCCGGCGTGCAGCCGGCTGGGACCGAGTTTTATCGGGTCGAGGGGCAGGAAGTCCACGAGGTCGCCGTCGGCCCGGTTCATGCCGGGGTCATCGAGCCGGGGGCCTTTCGATTTCAGTGCCACGGCGAGCGGGTCTTCCACCTGGAAATCGCGCTGGGCTTCCAGCACCGTGGGATCGAAAAGGCGCTCTGGGAAGGGCCGAACCGGAAGTCGCTCAGGCTTGTCGAGCAGATCGCCGGCGACACGTCGGTCGGCCACGCGACGGCCTACTGCCAGGCCGTCGAGGCCCTTGCCGGCGCCCGCCCCTCGTTGCGGGCCCAGGCGATCCGCGGCATCGCGCTCGAGCTGGAGCGGATGGCCAACCACACTGGCGACCTCGGGGCGCTGGCTAACGACGTCGGCTACCTGCCGACGGCATCGTACTGTGGCCGGATCCGGGGCGACTTCCTCAACTCCACCGCCATGATCTGCGGCAATCGTTTCGGCCGGGGCCTGGTCCGGCCCGGCGGGGTTGGCTACGACCTCGACGGCGAACTCCTGGATCGGATGCGTAAGCGTGTCGAGCCCGCCCTCGTCGACGTCAACGGCGCGGCCGGCCTGCTCTGGGACTCGCTCTCGGTTCAGGCCCGGTTCGAGGGGACCGGCACTGTCTCGCGTGACGACGCCCTGGCCCTCGGCCTGGTCGGTCCCGCGGGCCGCTCGTCGGGCCTCGACCGCGACGTGCGGCTGGACTATCCCAGCGGGATCTACCGCTTCCACTATATCCCGATCTCGGTTCAGGCGACCGGCGACGTCTTCGCGAGGGCTTATGTCCGCTACCTGGAAGTGCGGCGGTCGGGCCAGTTCGTCCTCGAGCAGGCGAGCCAGCTCCCCGAAGGGCCGACGAATGTCGAGGTCGGTCCGCTGACGCCCAGCTCGCTGGTGGTCTCGCTGGTCGAGGGCTGGCGCGGCGAGATCTGTCACGTCGCCATCACCGACGACGCGGGGGCGTTCGCCCACTACAAGGTGATCGACCCGTCGTTCCACAACTGGATCGGCCTGTCGCTGTCGCTGCGCGACCAGGGGATCTCCGACTTCCCGCTCTGCAACAAGAGCTTCAACCTGTCCTACTGCGGGCACGACCTCTGA